The following are encoded together in the Juglans microcarpa x Juglans regia isolate MS1-56 chromosome 2D, Jm3101_v1.0, whole genome shotgun sequence genome:
- the LOC121249843 gene encoding uncharacterized protein LOC121249843 isoform X2: MMVDSANSARLRLLRLSEAAEKLRRQAAISVQTGKENDAREALFQKKKVMLALEKSKSRIELLDELSTKLNEAISLKENKLVRSVAVDLDDVEETSSNLVRIISLKQENTDLNEIKEFEHSALEFGGRKDLQLSSQSQEILPVDNDPEDLQASSSVGIWKDDIMAGLSGVSSYKDFLEHLDQELGSIEAELLTILRVSTLVLDDNDTTKNFKVQQTRELLQDIRGMRKRIECIKLTRVEAA; this comes from the exons atgatGGTTGATTCAGCGAATAGTGCAAGGTTGAGGCTTCTGCGATTATCAGAGGCAGCTGAGAAGCTTCGACGACAGGCAGCTATTAGTGTGCAAACTGGGAAGGAAAATGATGCAAGGGAAGCACTCTTTCAGAAAAAGAAGGTCATGCTAGCCTTGGAGAAGTCAAAGAGCCGAATTGAATTGCTTGATGAGCTTTCCACAAAGCTTAATGAG GCGATATCTCTGAAAGAAAATAAGCTGGTTAGAAGTGTTGCCGTGGATCTTGACGATGTTGAAGAAACTTCATCCAATCTTGTTCGGATTATATCACTAAAGCAGGAAAATACAGATCTAAATGAGATCAAAGAATTTGAACATAGTGCTCTGGAGTTTGGTGGTAGAAAAGATTTGCAGCTCTCCTCACAGAGTCAAGAAATCCTACCAGTCGATAACGATCCAGAGGATCTTCAAGCTTCTTCGAGTGTGGGCATTTGGAAAGATGACATCATGGCTGGATTGAGTGGAGTATCCTCTTATAAGGATTTCTTGGAACATCTGGATCAAGAGCTTGGCAGTATTGAAGCAGAACTTCTGACCATTTTGAGGGTCTCAACATTGGTGCTAGATGACAACgatacaacaaaaaatttcaaggtGCAGCAAACACGGGAACTTCTTCAGGACATCCGTGGCATGAGAAAGAG AATTGAATGTATCAAATTGACAAGGGTCGAGGCCGCATGA
- the LOC121249843 gene encoding uncharacterized protein LOC121249843 isoform X1, producing the protein MILNSAIAIAMVVPCRAPFRPMCLASNSKTDQLRAQLDHLHSEAERTRVKANSARLRLLRLSEAAEKLRRQAAISVQTGKENDAREALFQKKKVMLALEKSKSRIELLDELSTKLNEAISLKENKLVRSVAVDLDDVEETSSNLVRIISLKQENTDLNEIKEFEHSALEFGGRKDLQLSSQSQEILPVDNDPEDLQASSSVGIWKDDIMAGLSGVSSYKDFLEHLDQELGSIEAELLTILRVSTLVLDDNDTTKNFKVQQTRELLQDIRGMRKRIECIKLTRVEAA; encoded by the exons ATGATTCTGAACTCAGCTATTGCCATTGCGATGGTTGTCCCTTGCAGGGCTCCATTTAGGCCCATGTGCTTAGCCTCCAATAGCAAGACAGATCAGCTACGTGCCCAGCTCGATCATCTTCACTCGGAGGCAGAGAGAACCAGAGTCAAAG CGAATAGTGCAAGGTTGAGGCTTCTGCGATTATCAGAGGCAGCTGAGAAGCTTCGACGACAGGCAGCTATTAGTGTGCAAACTGGGAAGGAAAATGATGCAAGGGAAGCACTCTTTCAGAAAAAGAAGGTCATGCTAGCCTTGGAGAAGTCAAAGAGCCGAATTGAATTGCTTGATGAGCTTTCCACAAAGCTTAATGAG GCGATATCTCTGAAAGAAAATAAGCTGGTTAGAAGTGTTGCCGTGGATCTTGACGATGTTGAAGAAACTTCATCCAATCTTGTTCGGATTATATCACTAAAGCAGGAAAATACAGATCTAAATGAGATCAAAGAATTTGAACATAGTGCTCTGGAGTTTGGTGGTAGAAAAGATTTGCAGCTCTCCTCACAGAGTCAAGAAATCCTACCAGTCGATAACGATCCAGAGGATCTTCAAGCTTCTTCGAGTGTGGGCATTTGGAAAGATGACATCATGGCTGGATTGAGTGGAGTATCCTCTTATAAGGATTTCTTGGAACATCTGGATCAAGAGCTTGGCAGTATTGAAGCAGAACTTCTGACCATTTTGAGGGTCTCAACATTGGTGCTAGATGACAACgatacaacaaaaaatttcaaggtGCAGCAAACACGGGAACTTCTTCAGGACATCCGTGGCATGAGAAAGAG AATTGAATGTATCAAATTGACAAGGGTCGAGGCCGCATGA